Proteins from a genomic interval of Candidatus Didemnitutus sp.:
- a CDS encoding polysaccharide biosynthesis tyrosine autokinase, with translation MASSSVTGHGSATLTDFVGLLRLRLTLVLLVFGLVLVTTAGVTALLPKWYLATAKIRVEKPESEVKLFQNQNSSYYDPYFIQDQFEILQSEKILYRVIENLKLNDVFGRQFGDGPAWPSATTYQFLTKKMFTPESRRATSLIELNVQARDPQLAAAIANEIARVYAADRVDLATSEQREGLAKLRGELEKQETVVVTQRDRVEKLRKDLDISGVDLNQRYSDMEIERLRQMQNSLIALRVDAIGRKTRWERFRTIPTADRRNLVNSELISDPNIQNLLQAFLVADQNLTRLKGRLGEAHPDLIAAVDARAKIQEQLDNQLRGYESSLEMAFTESEARVTELERQLAQAKVDQILSARERMRPFEEAASKLEDEQRLLTTLKLTLRQREIDFQVPKKTIEILNTAEPARYAAKPSWTLNLLFATVCGLILGIGAAVLVEFFDTSFRNVADVESKLGLPVLGVIPFQSAPDARHEPGSPEGEPFRVLQTNLNLALKAGQPVALSIFSAGPGEGKSTTLRQLALTMALAGEKVLLVDSDVRRPTQHRLANTSREPGLTDVLLNKVAWTDCLKPQAPGLDLISAGASSGVTLSLLYANKLRELIAEFKDRYDKVLFDSPPIIGVSDASVLASITDGTVLLIQHRRNPASMVLRAKQIVDGVKARVIGVALNQVPTGTGEDYGYYTANYSYYSEGDGKPDSPADKRGRATDKLQLSERERAKDA, from the coding sequence ATGGCTTCGTCTTCCGTTACCGGACACGGATCCGCGACCCTCACCGATTTTGTCGGCCTGCTCCGCCTGCGGCTGACCCTCGTGCTGCTGGTGTTCGGCTTGGTGCTCGTGACCACTGCCGGCGTCACCGCCCTGCTCCCGAAGTGGTATCTCGCCACCGCGAAGATCCGCGTCGAGAAGCCCGAGAGCGAGGTGAAGCTCTTCCAAAATCAGAATTCGTCCTACTACGACCCGTATTTCATCCAGGACCAGTTCGAGATCCTACAGTCGGAGAAAATCCTCTACCGCGTCATCGAGAACCTGAAACTGAACGACGTCTTCGGCCGCCAATTCGGCGACGGCCCCGCCTGGCCATCCGCGACCACCTATCAGTTCCTCACGAAAAAGATGTTCACGCCCGAGTCGCGCCGCGCGACCTCGCTCATCGAGCTGAACGTCCAGGCGCGCGACCCACAGCTCGCCGCCGCCATCGCCAACGAGATCGCCCGCGTCTACGCCGCCGACCGCGTCGACCTTGCCACCTCCGAGCAACGCGAGGGCCTCGCCAAACTCCGCGGCGAACTCGAGAAGCAGGAGACCGTCGTCGTCACGCAGCGCGACCGCGTGGAAAAACTCCGCAAGGACCTCGACATCTCCGGCGTCGACCTGAACCAGCGCTACTCCGACATGGAAATCGAGCGCCTGCGCCAGATGCAGAACTCTCTCATCGCGCTCCGCGTCGACGCCATCGGCCGCAAGACCCGCTGGGAGCGCTTCCGCACCATCCCCACCGCCGACCGCCGCAACCTCGTCAACTCCGAGCTCATCTCCGACCCCAACATCCAGAACCTCCTTCAAGCCTTCCTCGTTGCCGACCAGAATCTCACGCGCCTCAAAGGCCGCCTCGGCGAGGCGCACCCCGACTTGATCGCCGCCGTCGATGCGCGCGCGAAAATCCAGGAGCAACTCGACAACCAGCTCCGCGGCTACGAGAGCTCGCTCGAGATGGCCTTCACCGAGTCCGAGGCGCGCGTCACCGAGCTCGAGCGCCAACTCGCCCAAGCCAAGGTCGACCAGATCCTCTCCGCCCGCGAGCGCATGCGCCCCTTCGAGGAAGCCGCCTCGAAACTGGAGGACGAACAGCGCCTCCTCACCACGCTCAAGCTCACGCTCCGCCAGCGCGAAATCGATTTCCAGGTCCCGAAGAAGACCATCGAGATCCTCAACACCGCCGAGCCCGCCCGCTACGCCGCGAAGCCCAGTTGGACGCTCAATCTGCTCTTCGCCACCGTATGCGGCCTGATCCTCGGCATCGGCGCCGCCGTCCTCGTGGAATTTTTCGACACCAGCTTCCGCAACGTTGCCGACGTCGAATCGAAGCTCGGCCTTCCGGTCCTCGGAGTGATTCCCTTCCAATCCGCCCCCGACGCCCGCCACGAGCCCGGTTCGCCGGAAGGCGAGCCGTTCCGCGTGCTCCAGACCAACCTGAATCTCGCGTTGAAAGCCGGCCAACCCGTCGCGCTCAGCATTTTTTCCGCCGGCCCCGGCGAAGGCAAGTCCACCACGCTCCGCCAGCTCGCGCTGACCATGGCCCTCGCGGGCGAAAAGGTCCTCCTCGTCGACTCCGACGTGCGCCGGCCCACGCAGCATCGCCTCGCCAACACCAGCCGGGAGCCCGGTCTCACCGACGTCCTCCTCAACAAGGTTGCGTGGACCGACTGCCTGAAACCGCAGGCGCCCGGCCTCGACCTGATCTCCGCCGGCGCCAGCAGCGGAGTGACGTTGAGCCTGCTCTACGCCAACAAACTCCGGGAGCTCATCGCCGAGTTCAAGGACCGCTACGACAAAGTTCTCTTCGACTCACCGCCGATCATCGGCGTCAGCGACGCCTCGGTGCTCGCCAGCATCACCGACGGCACCGTGCTGCTCATCCAGCACCGCCGCAATCCCGCCAGCATGGTCCTGCGCGCGAAGCAAATCGTCGACGGCGTGAAAGCCCGCGTGATCGGCGTCGCGCTGAATCAGGTGCCCACCGGCACCGGGGAGGATTACGGCTACTACACCGCCAACTACTCCTATTACTCGGAAGGCGACGGGAAACCCGATTCGCCCGCCGACAAGCGCGGCCGCGCGACCGACAAACTCCAGCTGTCCGAACGCGAGCGCGCGAAGGACGCCTGA
- a CDS encoding sigma-54-dependent Fis family transcriptional regulator — MVPSVLIVDDEKHTREGLQQALQDNYDVSVAASADEGFNLMEAQEFDVIVTDLRMPGKSGLKVIDKALTLANKPAVIMMTAYGSIDSAVEAMKRGAVDFLTKPVNIERLEILIQRALKTRTLEVEVKQLHERLDEKFSMEGIVGHSAKLAQVIERVKLVAPSRATILIEGETGTGKELIAQAIHQASPRARAPFVPVHCAALPATLLESELFGHEKGAFTGATERRIGRFEAADGGTVFLDEIGEIGPEIQVKLLRFLETKSFERIGSTKTMTVDVRLVAATNRNLEQMVKDGKFREDLYFRLNVVRITTPALRERSDDIPVLLEHFVKIYAKENGYEPITIEPGAMQHLQRYGWPGNIRELRNFAENIVVLQRGGTLSEFELEPKYRGDPTMPPALAANPPANPLSVEENEKRLLREALIKARGNRTKAAEMMGISRRTLHRKIAQWPELDVVDR; from the coding sequence ATGGTGCCGAGTGTATTGATCGTCGACGACGAGAAGCACACCCGAGAGGGGCTGCAACAGGCGTTGCAGGACAACTACGACGTGTCGGTCGCGGCCAGCGCCGACGAAGGCTTCAACCTGATGGAAGCGCAGGAGTTCGACGTGATCGTCACCGACCTCCGCATGCCCGGCAAAAGCGGCCTGAAGGTCATCGACAAGGCCCTGACGCTCGCGAACAAGCCGGCCGTGATCATGATGACGGCCTACGGTAGCATCGATTCGGCGGTCGAGGCGATGAAGCGCGGCGCGGTGGATTTTTTGACGAAGCCGGTGAACATCGAGCGACTCGAAATCCTCATCCAGCGCGCGCTGAAGACGCGGACACTCGAGGTCGAGGTGAAGCAGCTGCACGAGCGGCTCGACGAGAAGTTCTCGATGGAAGGCATCGTCGGCCACTCGGCGAAGCTCGCGCAGGTGATCGAGCGCGTGAAGCTCGTGGCGCCGTCACGCGCCACGATCCTGATCGAGGGCGAGACCGGCACGGGCAAGGAATTGATCGCGCAGGCGATCCACCAGGCGAGTCCGCGCGCGCGCGCGCCGTTCGTGCCGGTGCATTGCGCGGCGTTGCCGGCGACGCTGCTCGAGAGCGAGCTGTTCGGCCACGAGAAAGGCGCGTTCACCGGCGCGACGGAGCGGCGCATCGGGCGCTTCGAGGCGGCGGACGGCGGCACGGTTTTCCTCGACGAGATCGGCGAGATCGGGCCGGAGATCCAGGTGAAGCTGCTGCGCTTCCTCGAGACGAAGAGCTTCGAGCGCATCGGCAGCACGAAGACGATGACGGTCGACGTGCGCCTCGTGGCGGCGACGAACCGCAACCTCGAGCAGATGGTGAAGGACGGGAAGTTCCGCGAGGACCTCTATTTCCGGCTCAACGTCGTGCGCATCACGACGCCGGCGCTGCGCGAGCGCTCCGACGACATCCCGGTGTTGCTCGAGCACTTCGTCAAAATCTACGCCAAGGAGAACGGCTACGAGCCGATCACGATCGAGCCCGGCGCGATGCAGCATCTCCAGCGTTACGGCTGGCCGGGCAACATCCGCGAGCTGCGCAATTTCGCGGAAAACATCGTGGTGCTCCAGCGCGGCGGCACGTTGAGCGAGTTCGAGCTCGAGCCGAAATACCGCGGCGATCCGACGATGCCGCCGGCGCTCGCGGCCAATCCGCCGGCCAATCCGCTGTCCGTCGAGGAAAACGAGAAGCGCCTGCTCCGCGAGGCGCTGATCAAGGCGCGCGGCAACCGCACCAAGGCCGCCGAGATGATGGGCATCAGCCGCCGCACGCTGCATCGCAAGATCGCGCAATGGCCGGAACTCGACGTGGTGGACCGCTGA
- a CDS encoding substrate-binding domain-containing protein, protein MKPFRGATLLLGAVLLALTMRAAEIRLAGSDLLGRALAPALEKFGRENDVQVAANLDGTRPGLDRLRAGDADVVVFVLPPSEHPPGEPFVVRALGYQPAVIVVPESAPLTQLTLAQAQGIFAASGAQSVSLWGELGLTGEWRTRTIAVHVVAPTEALTVPLFRRLAANGAEIKTLASFGALDRVLSRVRSSDNAIGLVPVVPAAGSGLRALALASSVRDPAHLPTPEALHDGSYPWRLPLYIAFRREAAPRLLTFLRFLLSDECGEVLAQAQFVPLPVSARNQLVFELEELN, encoded by the coding sequence ATGAAACCGTTCCGTGGCGCGACGCTGTTGCTCGGAGCCGTTCTGCTGGCCCTGACGATGCGCGCGGCGGAAATCCGCCTCGCCGGCTCTGATCTGCTCGGACGCGCGCTCGCACCCGCGCTCGAGAAATTCGGCCGCGAGAACGACGTCCAGGTCGCGGCCAATCTCGACGGCACGCGGCCGGGGCTCGACCGGTTGCGCGCCGGCGATGCGGACGTCGTGGTGTTCGTGCTCCCGCCGAGCGAGCATCCGCCCGGCGAACCGTTTGTGGTTCGCGCGCTCGGCTATCAGCCGGCCGTCATCGTGGTGCCCGAATCCGCGCCGCTCACGCAGCTCACCCTCGCGCAGGCGCAGGGTATTTTCGCGGCGAGTGGCGCGCAGAGCGTCAGCCTCTGGGGTGAACTCGGCCTCACGGGCGAATGGCGCACCCGCACGATCGCCGTGCACGTCGTCGCTCCCACCGAGGCGCTGACGGTTCCCTTGTTTCGCCGGCTCGCTGCCAACGGCGCGGAGATCAAGACGCTCGCGAGCTTCGGTGCGCTGGATCGTGTCCTCTCGCGTGTCCGCTCGAGCGACAACGCCATCGGTTTGGTGCCGGTGGTGCCGGCGGCCGGCTCGGGCTTGCGCGCCCTCGCGCTGGCCTCGAGCGTGCGTGACCCGGCGCACTTGCCGACGCCCGAGGCGCTGCACGACGGCAGCTATCCGTGGCGGCTCCCGCTGTATATCGCGTTCCGTCGCGAGGCGGCGCCGCGTTTGCTGACGTTCCTCCGGTTTCTGCTCAGCGACGAGTGCGGCGAGGTGTTGGCGCAGGCGCAGTTCGTGCCGCTCCCGGTCAGCGCGCGCAACCAGCTCGTGTTCGAGTTGGAAGAGCTGAATTGA
- a CDS encoding valine--tRNA ligase: MASITKSYEPRDVEKKWYAAWQAAEAFAGRVTPGKEPYTIVIPPPNVTGVLTMGHVLNNTIQDILIRRARLEGKEAMWLPGTDHAGIATQTVVERELRKQKQHRRDLGREKFLEKVWSWREEKGGIILKQLQALGASCDWSRTQFTMDPHYSQAVLNVFVDLFAKGHIYRGKRMVNWCPVSLTALSDEEVIMKPAKGFLYQVRYERVDAPGEFITVKTTRPETIPGDVAIAVHPDDPRYAGWIGQKVRRPLGPTAEIPIIADSAVDKEFGSGALKITPAHDKVDFEIGQRHKLPPIDVLNADGTLNELAGPELAGMDRFAGRKKAAELLKERGALVKEEPYENNVGFSERADVPIEPRLTWQWWLKYPRVEEAKTAVRDGHIKFHPERWSKVYLHWLENIQDWCISRQLWWGHRIPVWYRKGLDKEKLTEADLRDATKVHVSLAGPADPENWVQEDDVLDTWASSWLWPFATLGWPDAAKMQERGYDYFYPTSTLVTGPDIIFFWVARMIMAGLEYTHEGQPLEKRVPFKDVYFTGIIRDQQGRKMSKSLGNSPDPLDLIATYGADGLRFGIISIAPQGQDIRFQEDRIETGKNFCNKLWNACRFRQMSGDMADNSSLAAVLARLEPAKFDAADHAILDRLLETTRAVKDAFFSFEFSGAVQALYGFFWNDFCDSYVEFSKGKLQDASTKASCLAIQDLVLRQTLLLLHPFTPFITEELWHLLGYGVDGQFLMRDVRLESENELAKAIHDRGIVIDKNASRLVQTVHESASVLKASKAASGMAGVKFPTIYIQPAPGFQDFYANDQSSKFARIFETGSFQVGSIHPALTSVTGSGTFYIPIPERDTAAEKAKHLKELETLAKHIAGTEARLSNEAFVSKAPPAVLDGARKQLADLKAKQAEVQRLLAALG; encoded by the coding sequence ATGGCCTCGATCACCAAGAGCTACGAACCGCGCGACGTTGAGAAGAAGTGGTATGCCGCCTGGCAGGCCGCCGAGGCCTTCGCCGGCCGCGTCACGCCGGGCAAGGAGCCCTACACGATCGTCATCCCGCCGCCCAACGTCACCGGCGTGCTCACGATGGGCCACGTGCTGAACAACACGATCCAGGACATCCTTATCCGCCGCGCCCGTCTCGAAGGCAAGGAAGCCATGTGGCTGCCCGGCACCGATCATGCGGGCATCGCCACGCAGACCGTCGTCGAGCGCGAGCTGCGCAAACAGAAGCAGCATCGCCGCGATCTCGGCCGCGAGAAGTTCCTCGAGAAGGTCTGGTCGTGGCGCGAGGAGAAGGGCGGCATCATCCTGAAGCAGCTGCAGGCGCTCGGCGCCTCGTGCGACTGGAGCCGCACGCAGTTCACGATGGACCCGCACTATTCGCAGGCGGTGCTGAACGTGTTCGTTGACCTCTTCGCCAAGGGCCACATCTACCGCGGCAAGCGCATGGTGAACTGGTGCCCGGTCTCGCTCACCGCGCTCTCCGACGAGGAAGTGATCATGAAGCCCGCGAAGGGCTTCCTCTATCAGGTGCGCTACGAGCGCGTGGACGCGCCCGGCGAGTTCATCACGGTCAAGACGACGCGCCCCGAGACGATTCCCGGCGACGTCGCCATCGCCGTGCATCCCGACGACCCGCGCTACGCCGGCTGGATCGGCCAGAAGGTGCGCCGTCCGCTCGGCCCGACCGCGGAGATCCCGATCATTGCCGACAGCGCGGTGGACAAGGAGTTCGGCTCCGGCGCGCTCAAGATCACGCCCGCGCACGACAAGGTGGATTTCGAGATCGGCCAGCGCCACAAACTCCCGCCGATCGACGTCCTCAACGCCGACGGCACGCTCAACGAGCTCGCCGGCCCCGAACTCGCGGGCATGGATCGCTTCGCCGGCCGCAAGAAAGCCGCCGAGTTGCTCAAAGAGCGCGGTGCCCTCGTGAAGGAAGAGCCCTACGAGAACAACGTTGGCTTCTCCGAGCGCGCCGACGTGCCGATCGAGCCGCGCCTCACGTGGCAGTGGTGGTTGAAGTATCCGCGCGTCGAGGAGGCCAAGACCGCCGTGCGCGACGGACACATCAAGTTCCATCCGGAACGCTGGTCGAAGGTTTACCTCCACTGGCTCGAGAACATCCAGGATTGGTGCATCAGCCGCCAGCTGTGGTGGGGCCACCGCATCCCCGTCTGGTATCGCAAGGGCCTCGATAAGGAAAAGCTCACCGAGGCTGACCTGCGCGACGCCACGAAGGTCCATGTCTCGCTCGCCGGCCCCGCCGATCCGGAGAACTGGGTGCAGGAGGACGACGTGCTCGATACCTGGGCGTCGTCGTGGCTCTGGCCTTTCGCCACCCTCGGCTGGCCCGACGCCGCGAAGATGCAGGAGCGCGGCTACGACTATTTCTACCCGACGAGCACGCTCGTGACCGGTCCGGACATCATTTTCTTCTGGGTCGCGCGCATGATCATGGCCGGCCTCGAATACACGCACGAAGGCCAGCCGCTCGAAAAACGAGTCCCGTTCAAGGACGTCTACTTCACCGGCATCATCCGCGACCAGCAGGGCCGCAAGATGTCGAAATCGCTCGGCAATTCGCCCGATCCGCTCGACCTCATCGCGACCTACGGCGCGGACGGCCTGCGCTTCGGCATCATCTCGATCGCGCCGCAAGGTCAGGACATCCGCTTCCAGGAAGACCGCATCGAGACCGGCAAGAACTTCTGCAACAAGCTCTGGAACGCCTGCCGCTTCCGCCAGATGAGCGGCGACATGGCCGACAACTCCTCGCTCGCAGCCGTCCTCGCGCGCCTCGAGCCCGCGAAGTTCGACGCCGCCGATCACGCGATCCTCGACCGGCTGCTCGAAACCACGCGCGCCGTAAAAGATGCTTTTTTTAGCTTCGAGTTCAGCGGAGCCGTGCAAGCGCTCTACGGATTCTTTTGGAACGATTTCTGCGATTCCTATGTCGAGTTTTCGAAGGGTAAGCTCCAAGACGCCTCCACGAAGGCCAGTTGCCTTGCTATCCAAGATCTTGTGCTGCGCCAGACGCTGCTGCTACTTCACCCGTTCACGCCATTCATCACCGAAGAGCTCTGGCATTTGCTTGGATACGGCGTTGATGGGCAATTCCTGATGCGTGACGTGCGGTTGGAATCTGAAAACGAACTAGCTAAGGCAATTCATGATCGAGGTATCGTGATCGACAAGAATGCTAGTCGCCTTGTGCAGACCGTTCACGAGTCAGCCTCCGTTCTGAAAGCAAGTAAGGCGGCGTCCGGTATGGCCGGTGTGAAGTTTCCGACGATATACATTCAACCGGCTCCAGGCTTCCAAGATTTCTACGCGAACGACCAGTCTTCTAAGTTTGCGAGAATATTCGAGACAGGTTCGTTCCAAGTGGGAAGCATTCACCCTGCCTTAACATCCGTCACGGGATCGGGGACGTTTTATATTCCCATACCCGAAAGAGACACGGCCGCTGAGAAAGCGAAGCACCTAAAGGAACTCGAAACGCTCGCGAAGCACATCGCCGGCACCGAAGCGCGCCTCAGCAACGAAGCGTTCGTCTCGAAGGCGCCGCCGGCCGTCCTCGACGGCGCCCGCAAGCAGCTCGCCGACCTGAAAGCCAAGCAGGCCGAGGTCCAGCGCCTACTCGCGGCGCTCGGTTGA
- a CDS encoding PEP-CTERM sorting domain-containing protein (PEP-CTERM proteins occur, often in large numbers, in the proteomes of bacteria that also encode an exosortase, a predicted intramembrane cysteine proteinase. The presence of a PEP-CTERM domain at a protein's C-terminus predicts cleavage within the sorting domain, followed by covalent anchoring to some some component of the (usually Gram-negative) cell surface. Many PEP-CTERM proteins exhibit an unusual sequence composition that includes large numbers of potential glycosylation sites. Expression of one such protein has been shown restore the ability of a bacterium to form floc, a type of biofilm.), which translates to MSLFLRSTLFIGALAAAISASAQTSIAFGNLGGTTGSVPLTAAYPIFYADPTTDFWGAVGFTVGATSYTFDHVTAPFYSLYSDTPTTVEGGIYSNVGGNPGTLLAAFNTLSVAPQSTGAQTYDLTLASGTLQLQTGVSYFIVVHDAAPGPIWVRTGSETTPSSSVGFTFDSYRGSSNGGAVWDSSGYYGISTIQPSFDLYVTSAVPEPSTYAAIFGAMALGAVAIVRQRRRAAAAQN; encoded by the coding sequence ATGTCCCTCTTCCTTCGCTCGACTCTGTTTATCGGCGCCTTGGCGGCTGCGATTTCCGCCTCGGCCCAAACTTCGATTGCCTTCGGCAATCTCGGTGGCACCACGGGCTCAGTCCCGCTGACGGCTGCCTATCCGATCTTCTACGCCGATCCGACGACCGATTTCTGGGGCGCGGTCGGGTTCACCGTCGGCGCCACGAGCTACACGTTCGATCACGTCACCGCGCCGTTCTACAGTCTCTACTCGGACACGCCGACGACGGTTGAAGGTGGCATCTACAGCAACGTCGGTGGCAATCCCGGCACTTTACTGGCGGCATTCAACACGCTCTCCGTCGCGCCGCAGAGCACGGGCGCACAAACCTACGATCTCACGTTGGCTTCCGGCACCCTTCAGCTCCAAACCGGGGTGTCGTATTTCATCGTGGTGCACGACGCTGCCCCCGGACCGATTTGGGTGCGGACGGGATCTGAGACCACGCCGTCGAGCTCCGTCGGCTTCACGTTCGACAGCTACCGCGGCAGCAGCAACGGCGGTGCGGTGTGGGACAGCTCAGGTTACTACGGCATCAGCACGATCCAGCCGAGTTTCGATCTCTACGTCACCTCCGCCGTGCCCGAGCCCTCGACCTACGCGGCGATCTTCGGTGCGATGGCGCTCGGTGCGGTCGCGATTGTCCGCCAGCGTCGTCGCGCGGCGGCGGCGCAAAACTGA
- a CDS encoding PEP-CTERM sorting domain-containing protein (PEP-CTERM proteins occur, often in large numbers, in the proteomes of bacteria that also encode an exosortase, a predicted intramembrane cysteine proteinase. The presence of a PEP-CTERM domain at a protein's C-terminus predicts cleavage within the sorting domain, followed by covalent anchoring to some some component of the (usually Gram-negative) cell surface. Many PEP-CTERM proteins exhibit an unusual sequence composition that includes large numbers of potential glycosylation sites. Expression of one such protein has been shown restore the ability of a bacterium to form floc, a type of biofilm.) — translation MGVSAVPEPSTYAAIFGALALGAVAVVRRRRTAVLAQN, via the coding sequence ATGGGCGTTTCCGCGGTGCCCGAGCCTTCGACCTACGCGGCGATCTTCGGCGCGCTGGCGCTCGGTGCGGTCGCGGTGGTCCGCCGCCGTCGCACGGCGGTCTTGGCGCAGAACTGA